The Gemmatimonadota bacterium DNA window CGTGGTGGTGACGATGGACACGACCTGGAAGAGGCCGTCCCGCACCGAGCGCTCGATCCCCGCGGGCGTCAGCCCGTAGGAGCCGGTGCTGAGGTTGACCACCGCGATCAGGAGCGCGGCCACCAGGATGAGCCCCGTGTAGAAGCGCCACTCCGGCTCCTTCAGGTAGGGCGGGTGGCCGGCCGCGGCCCGGTAGTGCAGGGCGAAGTTCACGCCCGCCAGGTACATGAAGACGATCGTGACGTAGTGGATGTAGGCGGAGTCGTAGGCCGCCATCGACGCATTGCGCGTGGAGAAGCCCCCGGTGGCCAGGGTGGTGAATGCGTGGTTCACCGCGTCGAAGAGGGACATCCCCCCGAACAGGTAGAGCACCACCTGTGTGGTGGTCAGCCCCAGGTAGACGAACCACAGCAGCTTGGCCGTCTGCGTGATACGCGGGCGCAGGCGTTCGGTGGTGGGGCCCGGCACCTCGGCCCGGAAGAGCTGCATGCCGCCCACGCCCAGGAAGGGGAGCACGGCGATCACGAGCACGATGATCCCCATCCCGCCCAACCACTGCGTGATGGAACGCCAGAACAGGACTCCGGCCGGCAGCGCCTCGATGTCGGTGAAGACCGTCGCACCCGTGGTGGTGAACCCGGAGATCGACTCGAAGACCGCAGCGGGCACCGAGGACAGCGTTCCCGTGAACAGATAGGGCAGGGCGCCGAAGAGACCGACCGTGGTCCAGGCGAACGCGACGATCGCGTAGCCCTCCTTGGCGCCGATGTCGTCCCGGAAGCGGGTCGCGAGATGGGCGCCCAACCCGACGGCGGCCGTGAGCGCGGCCGCCAGAGCGAGACCCGGCCCGTCACCCCCGCCGGACAGGAAGCCCACCACCGCCGAGGCGCCCATGGCGAGCGACACGACGATGAGGAGGAGTCCGACGACGTTGACGACGTGACGGAAGGACACGCGTGGGCCTACTGGAAGAGCCGCTCGACGGCGCCCAGGGCCTGGCGAAGCCCGAAGACGATCACGTCGTCTCCCGGCTCGAAGCGGTCCTGGCCGCGTGGGGTCACGATGCGATCGCCGCGCAGGATGACGCCGATCAGCACGCCGTGCGGGATGTCCAGCTCCTGGATGGAGCGCCCGACGGCCTTGGCATCGGGACGCACCTTGAACTCCATCGCCTCGGCGTCGGTGCCCGTGAGCGAGGCCACGGTCAGCACCCGTCCGCGCCGCACGTAGCGCAGGATGGCGTTGACCGTGGACAGCCGGGGCGAGATGGCCGCGTCGATCCCGACCCGCGGCACGAGCGGCAGGTACTCGAAGCGCTCGATGAGCGCGATGACCTTGGCGTTGCCGACGCTCTTGGCCAGGAGGCTGGAGAGCAGGTTCGTCTGGTCGTCGCCGGTCGCGGCCACGTAGCCGTCCACGCCCGCGACCCCCTCCATCTCCAGCAGCTCGAGGTCGGTGGCGTCCCCGTGCAGCACCAGGGCCCGAGGCAGCAGCTCGGCCAGCTCCAGGCAGCGCCTCCGGTCGCGATCGATGATCGTGCACTCGACCCCGAGCGCGCCCAGCCCCTCGGCCAGGTACTGCCCCTCCAGGCTGCCGCCGGCGATCATGACGCGCTTGAGCGGCCGGGCGTCGTAGCCGGCGAGCGGCGGGATGCTCTCCACCTCGTCGGAGGGCGACAGCAGATAGATCTGGTCGCCCGCCTCCATGGCGCTGGATCCGGTCGGGATGATCGTCTCCCCGTCACGGACGATGGCCACGGTCACGTAGTGGAAGCCCTCCAGGTCCTGCGCCAGGCGGGCGAGCGGCTTGCCCGCGATCGGCGCACCTTCACGGACGCGCAGCCCCAGGAGCTGCACGCGCCCGTCGGCGAAGGGGACCACGTCCGTGGCCACCGCGCTGCGCAGGAGCTGCAGCGCCTCCTTGGCGGCCTCGCGCTCCGGATTGATGAGACGATCGACGCCCAGGTGCTCCGACGAGAGCACGCTGCCCGAGGCGTAGTAGTCCGGATTGGAGACGCGGGCGATGGTGTGGGGGACGCCCAGCCGCGATGCCGCCAGACACGCGATGAGGTTGACCTCGTCCTGACTGGTCACCGAGAGCAGCATGCCCGCATCGCGCACGCCCGCTTCGTCGAGCACGGGGACGGACGCGCCGTTGCCCAGCAGGGTGAGGATGTCGAGCTGCTCCGC harbors:
- a CDS encoding potassium transporter TrkG — protein: MSFRHVVNVVGLLLIVVSLAMGASAVVGFLSGGGDGPGLALAAALTAAVGLGAHLATRFRDDIGAKEGYAIVAFAWTTVGLFGALPYLFTGTLSSVPAAVFESISGFTTTGATVFTDIEALPAGVLFWRSITQWLGGMGIIVLVIAVLPFLGVGGMQLFRAEVPGPTTERLRPRITQTAKLLWFVYLGLTTTQVVLYLFGGMSLFDAVNHAFTTLATGGFSTRNASMAAYDSAYIHYVTIVFMYLAGVNFALHYRAAAGHPPYLKEPEWRFYTGLILVAALLIAVVNLSTGSYGLTPAGIERSVRDGLFQVVSIVTTTGYITADYELWAPGAVALILALMLTGGMAGSTGGGIKSIRILLVLKHMGIQIRRHLHPRGVFLASVGGRVVREEIMDDVLGFVLLYGVILVAGIVGLSLLGVDAWTAVGAVFSSLGNIGPGVGDVGAVDNYGWMSGSELSLLTLLMLVGRLELYTIVLLFHPEMWARSGSRTRVRR
- the trkA gene encoding Trk system potassium transporter TrkA, which produces MRVLIIGGGQVGYHLARRLSEESQDVVLIDSDPDRIDYVAEQLDILTLLGNGASVPVLDEAGVRDAGMLLSVTSQDEVNLIACLAASRLGVPHTIARVSNPDYYASGSVLSSEHLGVDRLINPEREAAKEALQLLRSAVATDVVPFADGRVQLLGLRVREGAPIAGKPLARLAQDLEGFHYVTVAIVRDGETIIPTGSSAMEAGDQIYLLSPSDEVESIPPLAGYDARPLKRVMIAGGSLEGQYLAEGLGALGVECTIIDRDRRRCLELAELLPRALVLHGDATDLELLEMEGVAGVDGYVAATGDDQTNLLSSLLAKSVGNAKVIALIERFEYLPLVPRVGIDAAISPRLSTVNAILRYVRRGRVLTVASLTGTDAEAMEFKVRPDAKAVGRSIQELDIPHGVLIGVILRGDRIVTPRGQDRFEPGDDVIVFGLRQALGAVERLFQ